ACGAGGCAGCCTACCTGTCGGAGATTGTGCGCGCTGGGATTGAGGCCGTGGACCCCGGGCAGACCGAGGCCGCGCAGGCCCTGGGTATGCCGCGCTCGATGATTATGCGGCGCATTATTTTGCCCCAGGCCATGCGCATTATTGTGCCGCCTACTGGCAACGAGACCATCGGTATGCTCAAGACCACTTCGCTGGCCCTGGCCGTGCCCTTCACCCTGGAGCTCCAGTTCGCCACGAATGCCATCGCCAACCGCATTTATAAGACCATTCCTCTGCTCATTGTGGCCTGCATCTGGTACCTGGTCATTACTTCCGTGCTGATGGTCGTTCAGGCCCAGTTGGAGAAGCATTACGGCAAGGGCTTTGATTCGCGCCCACTAGTGGGTTCCGACAAGCCTAGCAGCAGCGCCACGAGCGCAGACAGCTCAGACAAGCAGAAAGTTGACAAAGTAAATCAAGTGATGCTGGCAGGATTGAACGCATGAGCGCGGCGGAGCGAGGGAAAGGGAGAGCTATGGCGGAGCAGGATAGCGGGCAGGAATCCAGGAACCAGGCCGCAATCGTGGTTCAAGGGGTTCACAAGGCCTTCGGCAATCTTCATGTGCTGCGGGGCATCAATCTGGAGGTAGAGCCGGGCACAGTGACAGCCATCCTAGGCCCTTCCGGGTCGGGTAAATCGACACTCTTGCGGCTGATTAACCAGTTGGAGGAGCGCACGGCGGGCGATATTTATGTGGGCGGTGAGTTGACGGGCTACAAGCGTCTAGAGGGCGCGAACGGGCCGGTTTTGCAACGCTTGGACGAGAAGGCTATCGCCCAGCAGCGTTCTAAAATTGGTATGGTTTTTCAACGATTTAACCTCTTTCCCCACATGACTGCTCTGGCCAACGTGATGGAGGCACCGGTTCATGTGGCGCGCGTGCCTAAGGCGCGTGCCCAGGAAGAAGCGGTCAAGCAGCTGGATCGCGTAGGTTTGGGCGACAGGCTCGACTACTATCCCTCCCAGCTCTCCGGCGGCCAGCAGCAGCGGGTGGCGATTGCACGCGCGCTGGCCATGCACCCTCAAATTATGCTCTTCGATGAGCCCACTTCCGCCCTGGACCCTGAGCTGGTGGGCGAAGTCCTGGGTGTGATGAAGCAGGTGGCCGCTCAGGGGATGACCATGGTAGTGGTGACCCACGAGATGGGCTTTGCGCGCGAGGTGGCTAACCAGATTGTCTTTATGGACGAGGGTCTGGTAGTGGAGCAGGGCGGTCCTGAAATTATTGACCATCCTCACTCGCCGCGCTTCCAAGCCTTCCTGCAGACCGTGCTCTAGGTGGGAGTGCAGAGTGTGAGCCTATTGCCGCAAGTTGGGTGTCTGCTCGTTCTTGTAAATATTGCGACAGGAAGACCCGCTTTGAGCGTAACTTTGGCAGGCTTATGCCTAGACTGGTGACTCATGTGTGGAATCGTCGGATATGCATCAACTATGACAACAGCCTGTGGCAAGCCGCTCGAAGTGTGCCTGCAGGGGCTCGGACGGCTCGAATATCGGGGGTATGATTCGGCTGGCGTGGCCCTGGCTGCCCCGGGGATGGACCGGGTGGCCTGGCGCAAGAAGGCCGGGCGCTTGAGCAACCTTGTGCACGACATCGAAGCGCAGCCTATGCCGGCAGCTACGGTGGGCATCGGTCACACCCGCTGGGCCACCAACGGCGAGCCCTCCGACGTGAATGCGCACCCGCATTTGAGCCAGGACGGCAAGATTGCGCTCATCCACAACGGGATTGTGGAGAATGCGGCCCAGCTCAAGTTCGACCTGCAGGCCGAGGGGTACACCTTTGCTTCCAGCACCGACAGCGAAGTGGTGGCGAAGCTCCTGGGCAAGATTGCGAACACGGTGATTGAGGAAACCGGCTCGCCAGACCTCTTTGAAGCCGTCCGCCGCACCGCCCGTATGCTCACCGGCGCTTTCACAATTCTGGCCGTAGACTGCCGGCAGAGTGATATTGTGGTCGGCGCCCGGCACGATTCTCCGCTCGTCGTTGGGCTAGGAGACGGGGAGAATTTCCTGGGCTCGGATGTGGCTGCTTTCGTGGCCTACACTAAAGAGGCTATGGAGCTGGGGCAGGACCAGGCGGTCTGTGTGAGCGGTGAGCGCGTGGAAGTCACCGATTTCGAGGGCAACCCTGTCACGGACTCCAAGCATTTTACGGTCAACTGGGACGCTTCTGCCGCGCAAAAAGGCGGCTGGGACTCCTACATGGACAAGGAAATTCATGAAGATCCCCAGGCCGTAGCCGACACGCTCTTGGGGCGCTTCGACACCAACGGCGACCTGAATTTGGACGAAGTGCGCATAGACCCCGAGACCTTCCGGCAGATTGACAAAATCATCATCGTGGCTTGCGGCACGGCTTCATACGCAGGGCTGGTGGCCAAGTATGCGATTGAGCACTGGGTGCGTATTCCAGTGGAAGTGGAGCTGGCCCATGAGTTCCGCTACCGGGATCCGATTTTGACCCCACGCACGCTGGTCGTGGCTATCTCCCAGTCCGGCGAGACTATGGATACGCTCATGGCCCTGCGCCACGCCCGGGAGCAGGGTTCGCAGGTGCTCGCTATCTGCAACACGCAGGGCTCCACGATTCCCCGCGAATCTGACGCCGTGCTCTACACGCACGCCGGGCCGGAAATTGCCGTGGCCTCCACCAAGGCGTTCGTGGCGCAGATTGTGGCCGCCTACCTTTTGGGCCTCTACCTGGCTCAGGTCAAGGGGACTATGTTCCGCGACGAGATTCACCAGATTGTGGACTCCTTGAAGGTCATGCCGGAGAAAATTCAGTGGGTACTCGACACGCAGGCTGAAAAGGTGGCTCGCGCGGCCACTAGCCTGGTCGATGCCAAGTCCTTCCTCTTCCTGGGGCGGCATGTGGGCTACCCGGTGGCCATGGAAGGTGCCTTAAAGCTCAAGGAAATTGCTTACACCTTTACTGAGGGCTTCGCTGCGGGCGAGCTTAAGCACGGGCCCATAGCGCTGGTGGAGCCGGGGGAGCCGATCGTGGTGATTGTGCCTTCGTCTCGCGGGCGGGATTTGCTGCATAACAAGGTCATCTCAGCCATTGAGGAGGTCAAGGCCCGTGGGGCGTTCGTGGTGGCCGTGGCTGAGGAGGGCGACCCGGATGCCGAGCGCTATGCGGACGTGGTCTTTTACAGGCCCGCTTGCCCCACGCTCATGAGTCCGCTGGTGGATGTGGTGCCCCTCCAGCTCTTCGCCCTGGATATGGCGAAAAATAAGGGCTTGGACGTGGACAAACCGAGGAATCTGGCCAAGTCGGTCACTGTCGAGTGAGTGCCCATGGCTCCTAAGCGCCACCGGTGGGTCACCAGCGAGCCGGACATCCCCTTTGAGCTGAGCATCGTCTACGAGGATGAGCGCATTATTGTGGTGGACAAGCCGCATTTTTTGCCCACTACCCCGCGCGGCATGTGGTATCGCAGCTCGGCTCTGATGCGCCTGCGGGAGCGCCTGGGAGAGCCGCAGATTACGCCTGCCCACCGCTTGGACCGGGCCACGGCTGGAATCTTGGTTTTTGTGCGCGACCCCCGAGCTCGGGGCGCCTATCAGATGCTCTTCCAGGAGCATATAGTTGAAAAAGTATACGAATGTCTGGCTCCGGCCCGGCCTGCCTGCCGCCCAGCTTCGGGTACAATTGCCCGGCTGAACCCGCCCGCGCCCTTCCCTCTCCTGCGTCGCTCACATATCGAAAAAAATCCAGGCTACATGCAGGCCTTAGAAGTGCCCGGCGAGGTCAACGCACAGACCACTATCTGCATAGACCGGGCGAGTCCGCTCTACTCGGTGGGCGGGCAAAGCCCTGTGCCAGCAGGGAAGTACCGGGTCTACCGCCTGCACCCTCGAACCGGCAAAACCCACCAGCTGCGGGTCCACATGAACGCTCTGGGTCTGCCCATCCTAGGCGACGACATCTACCCAGTCGTCCAGCCCCGCCCCTACGACGACTTCACCCACCCCCTACAACTCGTGGCTCGCCGCTTGAGCTTTCAAGATCCTTTTACGGGTCTTCCCATGAGTTTTACCTCGCGTATATCGTTGACAAAGTGAACGATATTGTTGCCTTTATTGATGCCAGAGCAGGCAAGGGCTGGTGCTTGTTGGCAGTAAGGAGGATCAGCGCTGGGCGAGGTTGCGTTGGTAGATGAGGGCCATGCCTTTGAACATGAGTTCGGGGTCGTAGTGGTCGATGAGGTCGGTTTGGCTGGCGAAAATGCGGCCTAGGCCGCCGGTGGCGACGACTTGGAAGTCCGCGTCAATCTCCCGCTGAAATTGCAGGATAATGCGCTCCAGGCCGCCCAAAAAATTGTAGTAGAGGCCGGCTTGCATGGCATCCTTGGTGCCGGTCGTCAAGATGGTGGAAGGCTGCGTAATTTCCACTTCCGGCAGCTGCGCGGTCTGCGACCACAGGGCTTTCGCTCCCGAGTTGATGCCGACGGTGATGAGGCCGGAGCGGATAGAGCCTTGGGCGTCCACGTAGTTAAAGGTGGTCGCCGTGCCAAAGTCGGCCACCAGAACCGGGCCGCCGTAGCTGGCGTAGGCACCCACGCAGTCGGCCAAGCAGTCGGCGCCCAGGGATTTGGGGTCATCTAAGCGAATGTTGATGCCGGTTTTGATACCGGGGCCCACCACGATAGGCTCGCAGCCCAAGTAATGCACCACGGCTGCCCGGAAGGAATGCATAACTTTGGGCACGACAGAGGCGATAATTACGCCCGAAATGTCGCTGGGGCGGAACTTGCTCATCCGCAAAAACTCAGTCAGCAGCATGCCATACTCGTCGGCCGTCTGATCGGGGCGGGTGGCCACGCGGTAGGAAGCAGCCACCTGCTCGCCGGTCATGAACCCAATCACGGTATTGGTGTTGCCAATGTCGACAGCTACCAGCATGTCAGCCTCCCACTCGCACAATCGTTTGCCCTACGAGTTCATTCTACGGCCAAGCTGCCGCCAAAGGTGCTTACTGTGGTTTACACTAAAGGGAGGTGGTCGACCCCCATGGCGGCCAACCGACGTTGAGGTGGTTCCTATGAGCAGTAGTAACGAGGGCGTGTCTGGCAGCAGCGGGACGACCCCAGCACCATACGCTGGGTCCGTGCAGCCTGGTCCCAGTACCGATCCAATCTTAAATCAGCATCTGAAAGCGCCCAAGCAAGGCAGCCCTCTGCCCTGGAAAATACTGTCGCTGGTGCTCGCCGTGGCCCTGGTCTGCTCCCTGTGGGCCTTGAGCCAAGCTGGCAAGGCTGCTTCGGGCGGCGGTCAAGCTAGCGCTCAGCCAGCCCAGTCTATGAGCATTGGGCTCAAACTCGCCCCCAGTAATCTGGATATTCGCAACCAGTCGGGCTCGGCTCTGGACCAGGCGCTGGTTGGCAACGTGTACGAGGGGTTGGTGACCCGCGACGAATCCAACGCGGTCCAGCCTGGGCTCGCCAAGAGCTGGCAGGTGAGCGCTGACGGCAAGACCTACACCTTCCACCTCAACTCAGGCATGAAGTTCTCCAACGGAGACACCCTAGATGCGGACGACGTGGCCTGGTCCATCAGCGAGCTCATGAGCCGCAAATACCACGACGCCGAGCAGGTGCGCAATTTCCAGGCGGTCCGGGTGCTCGACCCGGCTACGGTGGAGCTCAAGCTGAGCGCGCCCTATGCCAGCCTCTTGTGGGTGCTGGCGGGCAGGCCTGGCCTGGTTTTCGACAAAGATGCCAAGTACGATCCCAAATCGCAGGCCATCGGCTCCGGACCCTATACCGTCGCCGCGTTCGTGCCCAACGACTCTTTGACGCTCAAGGCCAACCCAAGCTACTGGGGGCCGCACAAAGCCAAGACGCCGACCATCTACCTGCGCTACATGTCCGACGACAACGCAGCAGTCAACGCCCTGCGCTCGCACGATATTCAGGTGCTGGCGCCCATTACCGCCACCCTAGCGGCTCCCTTCAAATCCGACAGCGCTCACTACCAGGTGCATGTTGGGCAGGGCACCGACAAATATGTGCTTGCCATGAATAGCAAGGGATCCAAGACGAGCGACCTGCGGGTGCGGCAGGCCATTCGCTATGCTATCGACCACGGCCAGCTGATTGCCTCCCGGGGCAGCACCGACCTGGCCCTAGGCGGTCCGATTCCCAAGCTGGACCCTGGCTACGAGGATTTGACCGGCCTCTACCCCCGCAACGAGCGCAAGGCCCAAGAGCTGATGAGTGCGGCTGGCTACAGCCCGGCCCGCCCCTTGCAGCTGAGGTTGACCTACGCCAACACCTATGGCACTGAGCTGGGCGACCAGTTGCGCTCGCAGTTGAAGCCCATTGGCATTGACCTGCAAGTGCAAGTGGTGGAGTTCTCCACCTGGATGCAAAACGTTTACACCAACCACGACTACGACCTCTCCCTGGTGGATCATTCGGAGAGCCACGACTTTGCCCAGTGGACTAATCCCTCCTATTACTACGGCTACGACAGCCCGAAGGTGCGGGAGCTCTACCAGCAGGCGATGGCGGCTTCTAGTTCCCAGGAGAGCAACAAGCTCTTGGCCCAAGCTGCTAGGCAGGTCTCCCAAGACGCGCCCGCTGACTGGCTGCTGAACTACCAAATTTCGACGGCCATGCTGGTAGGCGTGCACAACTTCCCCCTCTCGCTCAACCAGACGCTCCTGCCGCTCTCGCGCGTCTATTACACGCCCGACAACGCAGGAACTAGCTCCAGCAGCCAGAGCGCAAGCGCGGGCCCAGCTGCTTCGGCCAGCGTCAGCAGGTCGGATTCGGGTGCCTCAGCCGAGCCTGCCCGGCTCAGCGGGCAGAGAAAATAGGAGGCTGTATGCGTTTCCTCCTGCGCCGACTCCTGCTGTTTGTGGCCACTCTGTTGGGCATCTCTCTGGTGATTTTTGCGGCCCTGCGCATACTGCCTGGCGACCTCGCAACCATTATGGCCGGCCTCAATTCGCCGCCCGAGCGCGTCGAAGCCCTCCGCCAGCAGCTGGGCCTGAACCGACCCTTGCCCCGCCAGTATCTTGACTGGATGGGTGGCCTCTTCCGGGGTGACTTCGGCCTGTCCATGCTCACCGGCCGTCCTATTGCCAGCCAGGTGGCCGCTCGCTCCGCCATCACCTTCCCACTGATTAGCCTGGGACTCCTTCTGGCGCTCCTCATTGGCATACCGCTGGGCTGCGCCTCCCTGATGGTCTCCAGCCCGCGGATGCGCTCCTTTTACCACATTCTCTCCATCGTCGGCGGCTCCATTCCGGCCCTCTGGGGGGTCTCCTGCTGATTTTGCTCTTCGCGCGCGGCGTGGGTCTAGTTGGTCTGTTCCCCTCCCAAGGCTTCCCTGATGGCGGCTGGTCTCAACCGGGTCAGGCCCTGACTGCGCTGGTGCTCCCGGCTGCAACCCTGGGCATCCTGGTGGGTGCTTCCCTCATGCGCTACACGCGCTCGGCCTTGGGTGAGCTGGCGGGCTCTGGCTGGATTGATCTGGCCCGCGCCTGCGGCATGACCCGCAACCGAGCTCTGACTCGCGTGGGACTGCGCCTGGCCCTACCGCAGCTGGTTTCCGTGGTGGGTTTGACTTTTGCTGAGATGATCACCGGAGCGATGGTTGTGGAGAACTTGTTTGCCTTGCCGGGCCTAGGTTCCGGGCTCGTAACCGACCTGGGTAATCGTGATTTAATTGCCGTGCAGAGCGAGCTCTTCATGCTGGCCGCCTTCTTCTTGGCCGTAGGGCTCCTGGTGGATTTGCTGCACCGGGCGCTTGACCCGCGGCTCAAAGCGTCCACGAGCGCGGGGGAGGCCTGAGCATGAATACACCTGATACGACTGCCCAAGTTCCCAGTCGATGGTCTCGGGCCGGGCGGTGGGCTCGCCTGGTGCTCCGCTCGCTCTGGTCAAAGGGCGAGGGCCGTTTTGCGCTCTCGGTGATGGTCTTGTGGGTGCTGGTATCCCTGCTTTCGCTGGTTTGGACCCCGCAGCCTCTGTGGTCCACCGACGGCTACCACGTTTGGCAGACTCCCTCGCGCGCCCACCTGCTGGGCACCGACGGCACGGGTGCGGATGTGTTGAGCTGGCTCCTGGCTGGCTCGGCTACTAACCTGGCTATCTGCCTGCTCACTGTGGCTTTTGCGCTCGCTCTGGGCACCCTGCTGGTGGCTGCCACGGTTTCGCGCTCAAGTGCCGTGGCTTCGAGTTCGATTGTGCTGGTGGACGCGCTCATTTCGATCCCAACGGTGCTTATTGCACTGATTCTGGCGGTGCCCATGGGCGCGTCGGTGGCGGTCATTGTGCTGGCCTGCGGCCTGGGATATGGGCTCAACCTGGCGCGAGTGGTCAGGCCCCAGGCCCTGCTGGCTGCCAGCGCCGACTACACTCAGGCCGCCCTGGCTTCTGGCGCCTCGGGTTGGCGCCTGCTGACCAGCCATATTTTGCCCAACATCGCCGCTCCCATGGCTGTGCAGCTCTCCCTGTCGGCAGGCACGTCTGTCCTGGCGGAGTCCGGGCTGACCTACTTGGGCGTGGGCGTGCCGTCGGGGCTGCCCTCCTGGGGGCACTCGCTGACTACGTCGATTAAATTGGTCAACGTCTACCCGCTCACGGTGGTCTGGCCGGGCCTGGTCGTGACCCTAGTAGTGGTGGCCCTGAACTTGCTGGGCGATGCCTTGCGCGACGCTATCGACCCGGCTTCCAACTCAGCCTTGAGGACGGTGGCTGTATGAGCTTACAAATCCACAATTTGAGCGTGAGCCTGGGCGGTCAGGAGCTCGTTCATGGGGTCAATCTGGATGTGCGTGACGGCGAACGCGTGGGGCTCATCGGCCCTTCTGGCTCGGGCAAGTCGATGATTACCAAAGCCCTGCTCGCCCTGCTGCCGCCTGGAGCGCGCACGTCCGGTTCCATTCAGCTCTTCGGCCAGGAGCTGGTGGGCCTGGGGGAGGAGGCCATGGCTTTCGTCCGCGGCTCGTACATCGGTACTGTTTTTCAAAACCCGGGCTCCTCCCTGAACCCGGTCCTGACAGTGGCCCAGCAGGTGGCGCTGCCCCTGCGCCTGCACTACCAGCTGAGCCGGCAGGATAGAGATGAGCGGGTGGCAGCTATGTTGGAGAGCGTGGGCTTGGGGGCGGACTTGGCCCGGAAGTATCCCTCGCAGCTTTCGGGCGGCCAGCAGCAGCGGGTGGCTATTGCAACGGCTCTGGTCACAGCTCCTAAACTGATTATTGCCGACGAGCCGACGACAGCTTTGGATTCGCTGACCCAGCGCCAGATTCTGGACCTCCTGCGGCGGCTGGTCGACCTTTCGGGCGCTTCGCTGCTCTTTGTAACCCATGACTTTACGGTATTGTCTCGGGTCTGCCAGACCTCGTATGTGCTGGAAGAGGGCCGCATAGTGGAGGGCGGCCCGACGCAGAGCCTGCTGAAAGACCCTCAGCAGTCCTTGACCCGGCAGCTGGTCAAAGCGGCTCATGCCTTGACCTTGCAGGCGGGCGAGTCAGAACAGGTGGACCAATGAGCGCTTCAACCCCACTCCTGCAAGGGCAGGACATCAGTAAATTCTTTGGCAAGGGCAGCCAGCGCCAGCTCGCCTTGGACCATGTCTCAGTTTGCCTGGAGGCTGGCAGTTGTCTGGCTCTAGTAGGTGGTTCAGGCTCTGGCAAGTCCACCCTGGCGCGCGTCCTGCTGGGACTAGAGCCCTGTTCTTCTGGCTCAGTCACCTACGACGGTAAGCCAGTGAGCGGTCCCAACAGCCCTGGCTACCGGGCTGAGCGGCTGGAAGCTGGCCTGATTTTTCAAAATCCGTTCGCCTCTCTGGATCCCCGTTGGCCCGCCCTGCGCTCGGTCAGCGAGCCCCTGCGCATTCAGGCCCGGCGCTTGGGTCTGTCTGCGCAGGACATTCGCGCCCGCTCACTGGTGGCCCTGGAGCAGGTGGGCTTGGACCCTGAGCGATTTGCAGGCCGATTCCCGGCTGACTGTTCGGGCGGCCAGGCCCAGCGCATTGCGGTTGCGCGGGCCATCGTGACCAACCCCCGACTCCTGGTGGCCGACGAGCCCATGTCCTCCTTAGATGTGTCGGCTCGCTTGAATCTGCTGGACACCTTCCGCTCCATCCGCCAGGCCAGGCCGGACATGGCCCTACTGATGATTTCGCACGATTTGGGCGTGGTGCAGCACATGGCAGACCGCATCTTGGTCCTGGGCGACGGCCGCCTGGTGGAGGAAGGGCCCACGGGCAGCGTTCTCGCTACTCCCGCCAGCGCCTATACGCGCTCCCTCATCGCCGCCGCTTCCTTGTAAAGCAGCCCCTCACGGCACTGATTTGCGCATCTGAGTCTTTGGTCCTATAGTTAGTTACATAAGTAACTAACTAAGTAAGTCAAGATGGGTTCGCTCCAGTGAAGTCAAGCGGGCCTATCTTCCTGAACTGGCAAGGCAGCAGATATGCAATTCGATTTTTCTGGCAGCACGCCCATCTTTCGTCAGGTGGCGCAGCAGTTGAGCGAATCTATAGCTGCCGGGCAGATTGACGAAGGTGAGCGAGTGCCCTCTACAACTGAGATTTCAACGGTCTACAAGGTCAATCCTGCGACTGTGCTCAAGGGGATGAACCTCCTGGTGGACCAGGGGCTCCTAGAAAAGCGACGGGGGTTGGGCATGTTCGTTGCCACGGGCGCTCGCAAGCGGGCCCAGCGGGTGCAGGCGCGGCTCTTGCTCGACGAGGAGCTGCCCGCGCTCGCCCGCCAAGCCAGGCTCCTGGGCATTTCCCTGGACGAGCTCAGCAAAGCTCTGGAGAGGAGCTACCGATGAGCATCACTATTACTAATCTGTACAAAATATTCGACAAGCGCCCAGCCATCGACCGGGTGAGCATGGAGCTGGATCCCGGCATTATCTACGGCCTCTTCGGGCGCAACGGGGCGGGCAAAACGACGCTCCTCAACCTGATTGCCAACCGCTTGAAGGCTGACAGTGGCATGATGCTCATCGACGGCCAGCCCTTGAGTGAGAACGGGCCGGGCCTGGCGCGCATCTACCTGGCGGACAGCTCCTGGCCCTATTCCTCCTGGGGGCGGGTAGGGCAAGCCTTCCACACGGCCGAGGCGCTCTATGGTGGGTTTGACGGCGAACTTGCCGAGCAGATGCTGAAAGATTTTGGTCTGAGCACTGAGCGCCGGTTTTCCTCGCTGTCTCAGGGGCAGCGGCAGGAGGTCAAGGCCACTCTCGCCTTGTGCCTGCCGGTTGACTACGTGCTCTTCGACGAGATTACTAGCGGCGTGGATGCTGCCGGCCGCGAGCTCATCTACCGCTATATCCTGCGCACTTACGAGCAGCGGGAGCGCACCTACCTCCTCTCCACGCACATCATGAACGAAATTGAGCCCCTGCTTGCCCGCGCCTACATCATCGACCACGGGAGCATGGTGCAGTCCTTCGACCTGGAGGACCTGCCGCACTTAGGATTCTCGCTCCTGGGCAAACCCGAGCAGGTGGAGCTCTTCATCAAGTCCAACGGCCGCCGGGTGCTCAGCCGGACCTCGCTGGGCCAGCTGGTGCAGGTGGGTGTCAGCGGGCCCATGCCGGAGGAGCTGCCTGCGGGATTGCTGGCCCAGCCCCTAGATTTGCAGTCGTACTTCGTTGCTACTACGGAAGGTGAGCAGCTATGAAAGCCTCGCAGTATTTGTCTGGATGCCACGTGCGCTCCCTACGCCCGCAGACCTGGGCGGCCCTGCGCTTGCAGCTCTTTGCTCGCTTCGTGGTCTTTGCCTGCTGGTTTGGGATATATGCGATTCCTATGGTCATCCGCCAGATTCGCATGAGTTTGGACTGGAGCAGAGACTTCTTTGACGACTATGTTTTTGCGCGCTTTGGCTTTAACGAAGACTTCATTGTCCTTCTGATATGCCTTGCCCTGTCTTGGGTCACGTTCAGAACACTGGTCAGTAACGCGGTAACGCGAAAGGTAATTGTGTGCACGCAGGCGCTCAGTGATGCCGCATTTGCCCTGTGCTTGTCGCTGGTAGTCACCGTCCTCACGATTTTGAGCGATGCTGGATTGCTGAAGGGCACCAGCTTCAAGCCTTCCTTCGGGTCCGTCTTGTTCGCCAGTATGCCCTACAACGTATTCGGGGGCGTTCACGTTTCTGACCACTTCGAAGACCTTACCCAATATGCCTGCAACCCCAACTATCTGCTGATGTTCTGGAATACTCTCCTGCTGCTTCTGGTCTGTGTGGCACTGGGTGAATTGATAGGGGCAGTGCTGGCCTATCTCAAGCCTTGGATGACTGCAGGCATAGTTGTCATTGGTTTCATACTGGTGGGTTGGTGTTCTTCGTATGATCCGCATTTTGCCCGTGGACAGAATTTAGTTCAGGGTTTTATCCGTGGTGAACTGATTTATTCTGTTCAGACTGACCTAGACGGCGGATACATCTGGGATGATTTAGTTGTCTTTTCGGCCTGGCCGCAGATACTTTCGACGCTCCTGATCGGCGGCGTCTGCCTGTGGCTAAACTACTGGCTCACCCAGCGCCGGGAGGTGTCAGCTCTGCAAAAGTTCCCGGTCCTGCTCTCACGAACCTTCTAAACGCCCGGCAGGTTCATGCTGTGCAGTGGTAATTGAGGGATTGCGAAATAATTCCCAGCTCAGCTAGCACTTATCCACACCTGCTGATTTCGCCCACATTTATGCACATTGCGTAGGGAGCGTGCGCTTGGGGCTCGGGGGCCATAGACTGGGAAACTATGACAGACATGGATCAGGCGCTCGCCTCCCTCAAGCAGTACTTTGGCTACGAATCCTTCCGCCCCGGGCAGGCGGGCCTGGTGGAGGCGATTTTGAGCGGCCGGGACTGCTTGGGTGTCATGCCCACGGGCGCCGGTAAGTCCATCTGCTATCAGATTCCCGCCA
This window of the Bombiscardovia nodaiensis genome carries:
- a CDS encoding ABC transporter ATP-binding protein, giving the protein MAEQDSGQESRNQAAIVVQGVHKAFGNLHVLRGINLEVEPGTVTAILGPSGSGKSTLLRLINQLEERTAGDIYVGGELTGYKRLEGANGPVLQRLDEKAIAQQRSKIGMVFQRFNLFPHMTALANVMEAPVHVARVPKARAQEEAVKQLDRVGLGDRLDYYPSQLSGGQQQRVAIARALAMHPQIMLFDEPTSALDPELVGEVLGVMKQVAAQGMTMVVVTHEMGFAREVANQIVFMDEGLVVEQGGPEIIDHPHSPRFQAFLQTVL
- the glmS gene encoding glutamine--fructose-6-phosphate aminotransferase [isomerizing]; this encodes MTTACGKPLEVCLQGLGRLEYRGYDSAGVALAAPGMDRVAWRKKAGRLSNLVHDIEAQPMPAATVGIGHTRWATNGEPSDVNAHPHLSQDGKIALIHNGIVENAAQLKFDLQAEGYTFASSTDSEVVAKLLGKIANTVIEETGSPDLFEAVRRTARMLTGAFTILAVDCRQSDIVVGARHDSPLVVGLGDGENFLGSDVAAFVAYTKEAMELGQDQAVCVSGERVEVTDFEGNPVTDSKHFTVNWDASAAQKGGWDSYMDKEIHEDPQAVADTLLGRFDTNGDLNLDEVRIDPETFRQIDKIIIVACGTASYAGLVAKYAIEHWVRIPVEVELAHEFRYRDPILTPRTLVVAISQSGETMDTLMALRHAREQGSQVLAICNTQGSTIPRESDAVLYTHAGPEIAVASTKAFVAQIVAAYLLGLYLAQVKGTMFRDEIHQIVDSLKVMPEKIQWVLDTQAEKVARAATSLVDAKSFLFLGRHVGYPVAMEGALKLKEIAYTFTEGFAAGELKHGPIALVEPGEPIVVIVPSSRGRDLLHNKVISAIEEVKARGAFVVAVAEEGDPDAERYADVVFYRPACPTLMSPLVDVVPLQLFALDMAKNKGLDVDKPRNLAKSVTVE
- a CDS encoding 23S rRNA pseudouridylate synthase, whose amino-acid sequence is MAPKRHRWVTSEPDIPFELSIVYEDERIIVVDKPHFLPTTPRGMWYRSSALMRLRERLGEPQITPAHRLDRATAGILVFVRDPRARGAYQMLFQEHIVEKVYECLAPARPACRPASGTIARLNPPAPFPLLRRSHIEKNPGYMQALEVPGEVNAQTTICIDRASPLYSVGGQSPVPAGKYRVYRLHPRTGKTHQLRVHMNALGLPILGDDIYPVVQPRPYDDFTHPLQLVARRLSFQDPFTGLPMSFTSRISLTK
- the coaX gene encoding type III pantothenate kinase gives rise to the protein MLVAVDIGNTNTVIGFMTGEQVAASYRVATRPDQTADEYGMLLTEFLRMSKFRPSDISGVIIASVVPKVMHSFRAAVVHYLGCEPIVVGPGIKTGINIRLDDPKSLGADCLADCVGAYASYGGPVLVADFGTATTFNYVDAQGSIRSGLITVGINSGAKALWSQTAQLPEVEITQPSTILTTGTKDAMQAGLYYNFLGGLERIILQFQREIDADFQVVATGGLGRIFASQTDLIDHYDPELMFKGMALIYQRNLAQR
- a CDS encoding ABC transporter substrate-binding protein, with protein sequence MSSSNEGVSGSSGTTPAPYAGSVQPGPSTDPILNQHLKAPKQGSPLPWKILSLVLAVALVCSLWALSQAGKAASGGGQASAQPAQSMSIGLKLAPSNLDIRNQSGSALDQALVGNVYEGLVTRDESNAVQPGLAKSWQVSADGKTYTFHLNSGMKFSNGDTLDADDVAWSISELMSRKYHDAEQVRNFQAVRVLDPATVELKLSAPYASLLWVLAGRPGLVFDKDAKYDPKSQAIGSGPYTVAAFVPNDSLTLKANPSYWGPHKAKTPTIYLRYMSDDNAAVNALRSHDIQVLAPITATLAAPFKSDSAHYQVHVGQGTDKYVLAMNSKGSKTSDLRVRQAIRYAIDHGQLIASRGSTDLALGGPIPKLDPGYEDLTGLYPRNERKAQELMSAAGYSPARPLQLRLTYANTYGTELGDQLRSQLKPIGIDLQVQVVEFSTWMQNVYTNHDYDLSLVDHSESHDFAQWTNPSYYYGYDSPKVRELYQQAMAASSSQESNKLLAQAARQVSQDAPADWLLNYQISTAMLVGVHNFPLSLNQTLLPLSRVYYTPDNAGTSSSSQSASAGPAASASVSRSDSGASAEPARLSGQRK
- a CDS encoding hypothetical protein (frameshifted, insertion/deletion at around 759212) produces the protein MRFLLRRLLLFVATLLGISLVIFAALRILPGDLATIMAGLNSPPERVEALRQQLGLNRPLPRQYLDWMGGLFRGDFGLSMLTGRPIASQVAARSAITFPLISLGLLLALLIGIPLGCASLMVSSPRMRSFYHILSIVGGSIPALWGVSC
- a CDS encoding hypothetical protein (frameshifted, insertion/deletion at around 759215), with product MLFARGVGLVGLFPSQGFPDGGWSQPGQALTALVLPAATLGILVGASLMRYTRSALGELAGSGWIDLARACGMTRNRALTRVGLRLALPQLVSVVGLTFAEMITGAMVVENLFALPGLGSGLVTDLGNRDLIAVQSELFMLAAFFLAVGLLVDLLHRALDPRLKASTSAGEA